The stretch of DNA CGGAAGTCTACCAAGGACACTTTGGGGAATTTACGATCGAGGAAAGCGATCGCACCGGAGTTATCATCTATCGCAGCGGCTTAATTGTCGCAGCCATCTGTTTTGCGATCGGCACTGTACTCGTACTTTGGCAAGGTGACAACCCAATTGTACAGCAAGCTTTAACGCCAATTTACGTATGTTTTTCTCTAGCATTAGGCGTTAGCTTAGCCACTATTCACATTTACATGATCCTGCTACACCGCCTTCTCCAACTATTTTGGGGGATCGGTGGTATCGCCGCACTTGTCCTCACCTTACAAAGCAGCGAACCCCTCGCTTTAGCAGTTTATAATCACCCTAGCTCGCTCTGGGGTATTGGCTTTACCTTCGCTGCCTTGGTGGGAATTTATTTCAAGGAAGCATTTTGTTTCAACCGTCTAGAAACCAAATTTTTAACACCTGTTGTTCCTTTTCTGATTTTAGGACATATCATGGGTTTTTTGTCAGTTAACAAGGAACAATTTTTGCTAGCATTATGGGCAGTTTTGTTTCTGATATTTGGGCTGAGAAAATTATTTCAACCCATCCCCC from Kamptonema formosum PCC 6407 encodes:
- a CDS encoding DUF2301 domain-containing membrane protein, translated to MTQLLNSSKPEVYQGHFGEFTIEESDRTGVIIYRSGLIVAAICFAIGTVLVLWQGDNPIVQQALTPIYVCFSLALGVSLATIHIYMILLHRLLQLFWGIGGIAALVLTLQSSEPLALAVYNHPSSLWGIGFTFAALVGIYFKEAFCFNRLETKFLTPVVPFLILGHIMGFLSVNKEQFLLALWAVLFLIFGLRKLFQPIPQDIGDKSVFDYLHSQKSG